A genomic window from Dehalococcoidales bacterium includes:
- a CDS encoding carboxyl transferase domain-containing protein yields the protein MTSGDEFEKITTWKMGMPWEAAIEEMRLRREAVKRMGGKERIARHHDQGKLTIRERIDRLVDKDTFFEVGSLMGRGIYDENGDIIDFLPGAFVEGLAEIDGRQVTVGGEDFTISGGSPAGMHKDARLFMQPMSLQYGIPLVQLCDGAGASAASYEGSGQKGGGGGRMSLPPGTQWWWDVQLLQKVPVVSAVVGSCAGHVAARAVLSHFSIMVKGTGQIFPAGPPVVSRALSENTPKDDLGGTRRHTRETGVIDNEAEDEEDAFRQIRGFLSYMPDNVYEVTARKDMGDDPNRREEELLGIVPINRKRPYDMYKVIRLLVDKGEFFEMRKYYGAAVITAFARMDGYVVGVLASNPMVHAGAMIGKAAQKMARFIDLCNCFSIPLLLLGDVPGFMIGSEAEKEGTMRYGMVAVMAAQEASVPKVHIALRKSYGMGGDAFSSAGGGGMMTLNLRLGWPSGEWGAIPIEGGVAAAYRRVIESAPDPEAKRKELEEKLVGFRSPFRAAEAGDVIDIIDPRDTRPITCRFIRAAQPTLKRNAGPKRSVRP from the coding sequence ATGACAAGTGGCGATGAATTCGAGAAGATTACTACCTGGAAGATGGGCATGCCGTGGGAGGCTGCCATCGAGGAGATGCGCCTGAGAAGGGAAGCGGTGAAGCGGATGGGTGGTAAGGAACGTATCGCCCGGCACCATGACCAGGGCAAACTAACCATTCGCGAACGCATAGACAGACTGGTGGACAAAGACACCTTCTTTGAAGTTGGCTCATTGATGGGCAGGGGCATATACGACGAGAACGGCGATATAATTGACTTCCTGCCCGGCGCTTTTGTAGAGGGATTGGCTGAGATAGACGGTCGTCAGGTAACTGTCGGTGGTGAGGACTTTACCATCAGTGGCGGTAGTCCCGCCGGTATGCATAAGGATGCCCGGTTATTCATGCAGCCTATGTCACTTCAATACGGAATACCGCTTGTGCAACTCTGTGACGGAGCTGGAGCTAGTGCAGCCAGCTATGAGGGAAGCGGTCAGAAAGGGGGAGGAGGTGGCCGAATGTCGCTCCCTCCGGGCACACAGTGGTGGTGGGATGTTCAATTACTGCAAAAAGTGCCAGTGGTGTCGGCAGTTGTGGGCTCATGTGCCGGGCACGTAGCCGCCCGTGCCGTATTGTCTCACTTTTCCATAATGGTTAAGGGAACCGGACAGATATTCCCTGCCGGTCCCCCGGTTGTATCCCGGGCCCTCAGCGAGAATACCCCGAAAGACGACCTTGGTGGTACCAGGAGGCATACCCGCGAAACAGGAGTAATCGATAACGAAGCCGAGGATGAAGAGGACGCCTTCCGACAGATACGGGGATTTCTCAGCTATATGCCTGATAATGTGTACGAGGTGACTGCTCGTAAAGATATGGGAGACGACCCAAATCGACGTGAGGAAGAGCTTCTGGGTATCGTGCCTATCAACCGCAAAAGACCATACGATATGTACAAGGTGATCCGTCTTCTCGTCGACAAAGGTGAATTCTTCGAGATGCGTAAATACTACGGTGCCGCGGTGATAACAGCCTTTGCCCGCATGGATGGCTATGTTGTCGGGGTGCTGGCGAGCAACCCGATGGTACATGCCGGTGCTATGATCGGAAAGGCTGCACAAAAAATGGCCCGTTTTATCGACCTGTGTAACTGTTTCAGCATTCCGTTGCTACTCCTCGGCGATGTACCGGGTTTTATGATTGGGTCTGAAGCAGAGAAGGAGGGTACAATGCGCTACGGGATGGTAGCCGTTATGGCAGCCCAGGAAGCAAGCGTTCCCAAAGTGCATATTGCCCTCAGAAAGTCCTATGGGATGGGTGGAGACGCATTCTCCAGTGCCGGTGGTGGTGGTATGATGACGCTTAACCTGCGATTAGGCTGGCCCAGTGGCGAATGGGGTGCAATTCCAATAGAAGGTGGTGTCGCTGCTGCCTATCGAAGAGTCATCGAATCGGCCCCGGACCCTGAAGCAAAACGTAAGGAATTGGAGGAGAAACTGGTCGGCTTTCGCTCTCCATTCCGGGCGGCTGAGGCGGGAGACGTTATCGATATCATCGACCCCCGTGATACCAGGCCGATCACATGTAGATTCATCAGGGCCGCCCAGCCCACCTTGAAGAGAAATGCCGGTCCGAAACGGAGCGTTAGACCTTAG
- a CDS encoding enoyl-CoA hydratase-related protein yields MEYKHIIYQPGKVTRIILNRPRYYNAQSRLMRDEMDDAFVQAAEDDQVGAIVLSGEGKHFSAGHDLGTPEELEERDKLGFPTTTLERYKRTRAICLENSLRWRNVPKPTIAMVHGYCIFGGWIFAAAMDVLFASEDTLFLPSHVQYFSMPWDIGPRKTKEILFEHRFMTAWEAYQHGFVNRVFPRERLEEETLAYAGRVADNYIRDPARLRTVKFSVNHMQDTMGYTAEVEVAYQNYFIATELRDTERPLDDKGGIAQAGLAHRNLEASQSWLESTPQQASK; encoded by the coding sequence ATGGAGTACAAGCATATTATCTACCAGCCCGGGAAGGTAACTCGCATAATACTTAACCGGCCACGCTACTACAATGCCCAGAGCCGGCTGATGCGTGACGAGATGGACGATGCCTTTGTCCAGGCGGCCGAGGATGACCAAGTGGGAGCCATTGTTCTCTCCGGGGAAGGGAAGCATTTCTCTGCCGGGCATGACCTGGGTACGCCCGAGGAACTGGAGGAGCGTGATAAACTGGGCTTCCCAACAACGACACTGGAACGGTACAAGCGGACACGTGCCATTTGCCTGGAAAACAGCCTGCGCTGGCGGAACGTACCCAAGCCGACAATCGCCATGGTGCACGGCTACTGCATCTTCGGGGGGTGGATATTCGCTGCGGCCATGGATGTCCTGTTTGCGTCCGAAGATACCCTGTTTCTACCCTCGCACGTGCAGTATTTCTCCATGCCGTGGGACATCGGGCCGCGCAAGACGAAAGAAATCCTGTTCGAGCACCGCTTCATGACGGCCTGGGAGGCCTACCAGCATGGCTTTGTCAACCGGGTCTTTCCACGGGAGCGACTTGAAGAGGAAACGCTGGCCTACGCCGGACGGGTCGCCGATAACTATATCAGGGACCCGGCACGTCTGCGCACTGTCAAGTTCAGCGTTAACCACATGCAGGATACCATGGGCTATACCGCGGAGGTTGAAGTGGCCTACCAGAACTACTTTATCGCTACCGAGTTGCGGGATACGGAACGCCCCCTCGACGACAAGGGCGGGATTGCGCAAGCGGGCCTGGCGCACAGGAACCTGGAGGCGAGTCAGTCGTGGCTGGAGTCGACCCCGCAGCAGGCGAGTAAGTAG
- a CDS encoding YkgJ family cysteine cluster protein, which produces MSLDSPDGSASTGMAIPCFRCGLCCTRYQPPLTTAEAETIALALGMSLDAFLDRYIDDAWFEPGRFLLDTDTDACVFLNPATDDGKAASCKIHPLRPQACRDWQASLHQKECLEGLQRYWGLTATPSGKLVGSKEDLRRFRAFMQSQGRQK; this is translated from the coding sequence GTGTCGCTGGATAGTCCGGATGGTTCCGCGTCGACTGGTATGGCGATACCGTGCTTCCGATGCGGGCTGTGCTGCACCCGGTACCAGCCGCCGTTGACTACTGCCGAAGCGGAGACTATCGCTCTGGCCCTGGGGATGTCTCTGGACGCATTCCTGGACAGGTATATTGATGATGCTTGGTTCGAGCCGGGCCGTTTTCTCCTTGATACGGATACGGACGCCTGCGTCTTCCTTAATCCGGCCACAGACGATGGTAAGGCAGCATCCTGCAAGATTCACCCGCTGAGACCACAGGCCTGCCGGGACTGGCAGGCCAGCCTGCACCAGAAGGAGTGCCTGGAGGGTCTGCAGCGCTACTGGGGACTGACTGCCACTCCTTCGGGGAAGCTGGTGGGTTCCAAAGAGGACCTGCGGAGGTTCCGGGCCTTCATGCAGTCGCAGGGCCGCCAGAAGTAA